Proteins encoded in a region of the Benincasa hispida cultivar B227 chromosome 2, ASM972705v1, whole genome shotgun sequence genome:
- the LOC120071163 gene encoding uncharacterized mitochondrial protein AtMg00810-like, translating to MSVPSNTPLSSSPNDDNPLPESSSLPPAQNSSPHSQQSPSFVPNENERSFTHVPLSSSSLVVNQHPMVTRGKNRILKPKIFVVEYVEEEPLNVKEALKCSHWVQAMTEEFKALIANDTWSLESQPSNKKVSYPEWWFVSVTKEIYIRSVIQSKDARCKVLATPIVNGSVLSAFHGERFDDVRLYKSIVGALQYVTLTRPKISYSVNKVCQFMHSPNCLHWQAVKRILKYLTGTIDHELLFKKPKDLTILGFDDADCASNSDDRKSTFGVCVSFGGNLIQWASKKQTIISRSSTKTQYRSLALASSELVWLYSLFTDLHI from the exons ATGTCTGTGCCTTCAAATACTCCTCTTTCTTCTTCACCTAATGATGACAACCCTTTGCCAGAATCTTCTTCTCTACCTCCTGCTCAAAACTCATCTCCACATAGCCAACAATCCCCTTCGTTTGTtccaaatgaaaatgaaagatcATTCACTCATGTACCTCTATCGAGCTCTTCCTTAGTTGTTAATCAACATCCAATGGTCACACGGGGCAAGAATAGGATTCTTAAGCCCAAAATATTTGTTGTGGAGTATGTTGAAGAAGAGCCTCTAAATGTTAAAGAGGCATTAAAATGTTCTCATTGGGTTCAAGCTATGACAGAAGAATTTAAAGCCTTGATTGCTAATGACACATGGTCTTTGGAGTCTCAACCTTCTAATAAAAAG GTATCATATCCTGAGTGGTGGTTTGTTTCTGTcacaaaagaaatatatatcaGATCTGTTATACAAAGCAAAGATGCAAGATGCAAAGTCTTAGCTACTCCAATCGTTAATGGGTCTGTTTTATCAGCATTTCATGGTGAAAGATTTGATGATGTAAGGTTGTATAAAAGCATAGTTGGAGCTTTGCAATATGTAACCTTAACAAGACCAAAAATCTCTTATAGTGTAAACAAAGTTTGTCAATTTATGCACTCTCCAAATTGTCTTCATTGGCAAGCTGTCAAGCGTATCCTAAAATACTTAACAGGAACAATTGATCATGAGCTATTGTTTAAGAAGCCAAAAGACTTGACTATTTTAGGCTTTGATGATGCTGATTGTGCCTCAAATTCAGATGACAGGAAATCAACATTTGGAGTTTGTGTATCCTTTGGAGGAAACTTGATTCAATGGGCTTCAAAGAAACAAACAATTATTTCCAGATCAAGTACAAAGACTCAATATAGAAGCTTGGCTCTTGCTTCATCAGAACTGGTGTGGTTATATTCATTATTCACAGATTTACATATTTGA